One genomic segment of Microcella indica includes these proteins:
- a CDS encoding DivIVA domain-containing protein, whose protein sequence is MAGTEFDFGTEMRGYKREDVDKALQDLRRDLIQSNTERAETAKELKRLHAVIDDLQSELDEVGRPTYAGLGTKLEQTLRVAEEQSTRLISQADIDAEKLRTSAQAEAERLQAETAERTEQLVAEATERARQLVDDATREAEDLVTRARADADALVTEAQREAAAVRGAVSTEAAEARATAKREIAAQRAETERQLAELRVVADREVADARDAAAQLARETEQARAEFESDDATRRAQLDADITNARTDLEDEVRRARDEAAREVAQSREAWAAEEARRRKELSDELAAMRLAAERETTLLRETTERETTELRETTERDTTELRENAEREAAELRDAAERDTTELRESTERELAELRASTEREASQLRQDAETAALRVRERAEQDTTELRATTERELAELREAAEQQALETRSALERESARQRGVLADEVAKARARLVHDAEENRARLEREAEQARTDLEVELTARRDEAEKEYLARQQEAVAQTQRYLDEATAQLTEAQARAAAVRTEAEALDRSAREEAQKRRADADATAREVLANAEQRAQALQKEAEERSAKLVAEAEESLARIRVERDAVAGYFEGLRGVLSQAETLSQRDD, encoded by the coding sequence GTGGCAGGCACAGAGTTCGATTTCGGCACCGAGATGCGCGGCTACAAGCGCGAGGACGTCGACAAGGCCCTCCAGGACCTCCGGCGCGACCTCATCCAGTCGAATACGGAGCGGGCGGAGACCGCCAAGGAGCTCAAGCGCCTGCACGCCGTCATCGACGACCTGCAGTCAGAGCTCGACGAGGTGGGGCGCCCGACGTACGCGGGCCTCGGCACGAAGCTCGAGCAGACCCTGCGCGTTGCCGAGGAGCAGTCGACGCGCCTCATCAGCCAGGCCGACATCGACGCGGAGAAGCTGCGCACGAGCGCACAGGCGGAGGCCGAGCGCCTGCAGGCCGAGACGGCGGAGCGCACCGAGCAGCTCGTCGCCGAGGCGACGGAGCGCGCGCGGCAGCTGGTCGACGATGCGACCCGCGAGGCGGAGGACCTGGTGACGCGTGCGCGCGCCGACGCGGACGCGCTCGTGACCGAGGCGCAGCGGGAGGCCGCGGCCGTTCGCGGCGCGGTGTCCACCGAGGCGGCGGAGGCGCGCGCGACCGCGAAGCGCGAGATCGCGGCGCAGCGCGCCGAGACCGAACGACAGCTCGCCGAGCTGCGGGTCGTCGCCGACCGCGAGGTCGCCGACGCGCGGGATGCCGCGGCGCAGCTCGCTCGCGAGACCGAGCAGGCCCGCGCGGAGTTCGAGAGCGACGACGCCACGCGCCGCGCGCAGCTCGACGCCGACATCACGAACGCGCGCACCGACCTCGAGGACGAGGTGCGGCGGGCTCGCGATGAGGCCGCGCGCGAGGTCGCGCAGAGCAGGGAGGCGTGGGCGGCCGAGGAGGCCCGTCGGCGGAAGGAGCTCAGCGACGAACTCGCCGCGATGCGCCTCGCTGCGGAGCGCGAGACGACGCTGCTGCGGGAGACCACCGAGCGCGAGACCACCGAGCTGCGCGAGACCACCGAGCGGGACACCACCGAGCTGCGGGAGAACGCCGAGCGCGAGGCCGCGGAGCTGCGTGATGCCGCCGAGCGCGACACGACCGAGCTGCGGGAGAGCACGGAGCGCGAGCTCGCGGAGCTGCGGGCGTCGACCGAGCGCGAGGCGTCGCAGCTGCGCCAGGACGCCGAGACGGCCGCTCTGCGCGTGCGCGAGCGCGCTGAGCAGGACACGACGGAGCTGCGCGCGACGACCGAGCGCGAGCTCGCTGAACTGCGGGAGGCCGCTGAGCAGCAGGCTCTCGAGACCCGCAGCGCACTCGAGCGCGAGTCGGCGCGACAGCGAGGCGTCCTCGCCGACGAGGTAGCCAAGGCGCGAGCGCGGCTCGTGCACGATGCGGAGGAGAATCGCGCGCGTCTCGAGCGCGAGGCCGAGCAGGCGCGCACCGACCTCGAGGTCGAGCTCACGGCGCGACGGGACGAGGCCGAGAAGGAGTATCTCGCGCGCCAGCAGGAGGCCGTAGCTCAGACCCAGCGCTACCTCGATGAGGCGACCGCCCAGCTCACCGAGGCCCAGGCCAGGGCGGCAGCGGTGCGCACCGAGGCGGAGGCACTCGACCGCAGCGCGCGGGAGGAGGCTCAGAAGCGGCGGGCCGACGCTGACGCCACCGCACGCGAGGTGCTCGCGAACGCCGAGCAGCGCGCACAGGCGCTGCAGAAGGAGGCGGAGGAGCGCAGCGCGAAGCTCGTCGCCGAGGCGGAGGAGTCTCTCGCACGCATCCGCGTCGAGCGCGACGCCGTGGCTGGCTACTTCGAGGGCCTGCGCGGAGTACTCTCGCAGGCAGAAACGCTGTCCCAGCGCGACGACTAG
- a CDS encoding AI-2E family transporter, translating into MKIQNAFRFGLFGGLGVLVALVIGGAITSLATIITYIGAALFIALGLDPLVSWLEERKWPRWAAILTVLVGVLGLFTGLVFTIAPVIVEQSSRLVASISDYVRSLDSLDDFFDNVQSFIPVEVVDVRLAAESALEWITNPDNLTQVGGGVLSVGIGIATGVFGALIILILTLYFVASLNNLKSAVYKLVPMSKRERFIGIAEQVSSAVGRYVVGQVTLAFCNGVLSFIFLSIIGAQYPALFAFVAFLFSLVPLVGTLSGSILIVLTQLLVNPESISTVIVAAIYYLAYMQIEAYVLSPNIMNRAVKVPGVVVVIAALAGGTLLGILGALIAIPVAASILIVIDQVVVPKQEAL; encoded by the coding sequence GTGAAGATTCAGAACGCATTCCGCTTCGGCCTGTTCGGCGGGCTCGGGGTTCTCGTCGCACTCGTCATCGGCGGCGCGATCACGAGCCTCGCGACGATCATCACCTACATCGGCGCGGCGCTCTTCATCGCTCTCGGGCTGGATCCGCTCGTCTCATGGCTCGAGGAGCGCAAGTGGCCCCGCTGGGCGGCGATCCTCACCGTCCTCGTGGGAGTCCTCGGGCTGTTCACGGGGCTCGTCTTCACCATCGCCCCCGTGATCGTCGAGCAGTCGAGCCGGCTCGTGGCGAGCATCTCCGACTACGTGCGGTCGCTCGATTCGCTCGACGACTTCTTCGACAACGTGCAGTCGTTCATCCCGGTCGAGGTCGTCGACGTGCGCCTGGCCGCCGAGTCAGCTCTCGAGTGGATCACGAACCCCGACAACCTCACGCAGGTCGGCGGCGGCGTGCTGTCGGTCGGCATCGGCATTGCGACCGGCGTGTTCGGCGCCCTCATCATCCTCATCCTGACCCTCTACTTCGTCGCCTCCCTCAACAACCTCAAGAGCGCCGTATACAAGCTCGTTCCGATGTCGAAGCGCGAGCGCTTCATCGGCATCGCCGAGCAGGTCTCCTCGGCCGTCGGGCGCTACGTCGTCGGCCAGGTCACACTCGCCTTCTGCAACGGCGTGCTGAGCTTCATCTTCCTGTCGATCATCGGCGCGCAGTACCCCGCGCTGTTCGCCTTCGTCGCGTTCCTGTTCTCGCTCGTGCCGCTCGTGGGAACCCTCTCGGGGTCGATCCTCATCGTGCTCACGCAGCTGCTCGTGAACCCGGAGTCGATCTCGACGGTCATCGTCGCCGCCATCTACTACCTGGCCTACATGCAGATCGAGGCGTACGTGCTGAGCCCGAACATCATGAACCGGGCTGTGAAGGTGCCCGGCGTCGTCGTCGTGATCGCCGCGCTCGCGGGAGGCACGCTCTTGGGGATCCTCGGGGCCCTCATCGCCATTCCGGTCGCGGCGTCGATCCTCATCGTCATCGACCAGGTCGTGGTGCCCAAGCAGGAAGCGCTCTAG